The following nucleotide sequence is from Cellulosilyticum sp. I15G10I2.
GAGGGAAAGGTTAATAAGTACATTGACCTTGATATGAGTGCTTCGCACTTTTCAAGAAAGACTTATAGTCTTCTGTTAAAAGAACAAATTGCAATATCACCGCTTCAAAAGGATGCGCTATTAAGTAATCCGAATTATATTGAAAAAATATTACAATCATATGAAGAGGAATAAGGCTGCCGAATAGGTAGCCTTATATACTTGCATTAAAGTTTAATTATCAATACAATAGAAGCTAGGAAAGGATGAGGTATATGAGGGATGTTATAGTAGTTGGCGGCGGGGCATCGGGCATGATTGCAAGTATTATTGCTGCTAGACATGGGGCACAGGTCCTACTTTTAGAACGGTTAGACAGAATAGGAAAAAAAATTTTGGTAACGGGTAATGGCAGATGTAATCTTTCTAATACACAAATAGAAAATACAAAATACCATACAAGTTCAACGGAAGATTTTTCTTATCCTTTAAAATATGTCAATTATGAAATAATTAGAAGTTTTTTTGAAGAACTTGGGGTATTACCATTAGTAGAAGGGGATAAAGTATACCCTTCTTCTGAACAAGCCTCAAGTGTACTTGAAGTGCTTAGAATGGAACTCACACGATTACAAGTAGAAATCCAAACAGATACAAAAGTAATTGATGCTTTCTCTAAAAAAGATAGATGGTATATTGTATGTGAAAATAATATTACATATCATGCGCCTAAAGTTATTTTTGCAACAGGAGGTATGGCAAATATAAGCTTTGGATGTGACCAACTTGGGTATAATATACTTAAAAAACTAGGACATACTATCTCACCCACGTTTCCCACATTAGTTCACGTACTTTCATCTTCAAGTTATTGCAAAATGATGAAGGGGACAAAAATTAAATGTCAAGCCAGTGCTTATGTAGAAAATAAGCCTATAAGAGAAGAATACGGAGAGGTATTATTTACTGAAGACGGATTATCAGGACCAGCTATTTTTCAGCTTAGCCGTATTGCTGCTAAGGCAAAACTAGAAGGTAAAAAAGCGTCTGTTGTATTAGACTTATTACCTAATCTAAGCCATGATGATATGATAAGTATGATATATAGCAGAATTGCTCTAAGACCTGAGCGGACATTAGAAGAACTTTTTATTGGATGGATTCATAAGAGAATTATTATTCCGATTATTAAGTATTCTAAAGTAGAGTCAATGCATATCAAGTCAGAGGATTTAGAGCATGATAGTATTGAAAAGCTTGCAAAGGCCATAAAGGCATTTGTATTTGAAATAAATGGCACAAGAGGCTATAAATATGCGCAAGCTACAGCTGGAGGGGTTGTATTAAGTGAGGTAGATCTTACAACAATGGCCTCCAAGAAAGCAAAAGGGATCTATATTACAGGAGAAGTATTGGATCTAGATGGAGATTGCGGAGGTTATAATTTGCAGTGGGCATGGTCTACGGGTTATTTAGCAGGACTCAGTGCAAGTAATGAAGGGAGGAAAGACCATGATTAGGGTCCAAGATATTAAATTATCATTAGATGAAGATGCTACGCAGCTTATTGCTAAAATAGCAAAAAAGCTAAGAATAAAGCCTGATGAGATAACAAGCTATACGGTATTTAAAGAAGCAGTGGATGCTAGAAAAAAAGAAGAAATTAAACTTGTCTATACGGTGGATATACAGACCTTAAAAGAAGCTGAGGTTTTAGCTAAATTCCCTCAGCTAAAAGCACCAGATAAAACTTATTATATGCCGCAAAAAGGCAATATGCTATTGACTAACAGGCCTGTTATTGTTGGAAGCGGACCTTGTGGCTTGTTTGCAGCACTCATTTTAGCCCAAGCAGGATTTAGGCCTATCGTTCTCGAGCGAGGTAAATCGGTAGAAAAAAGAGTAGAAGATGTGGATCTGTTTTGGAAGACTGGCAAGTTAGATCCCTCTTCTAATGTACAGTTTGGAGAAGGCGGCGCGGGGACTTTCTCAGATGGCAAACTAACAACACAAATAAAAAACATAAGGTCTCATAAAGTTTTAGAAGAACTGGTACAAGCTGGAGCGCCCTCACAAATTCTGTATAAAAACAAACCACATGTAGGCACTGATATTTTAAGAGAAGTGGTTAAAAATCTGCGTCATACTATTATTAGTCTTGGAGGAGAAGTTAGATTTGAAAGTCAAGTAACACAGATGGTACTTAAAGACGGACATATTACAGGTGTAGAGATTAATCACAAAGATTATTTAAGTACAGATATTTGTGTGCTTGCAATAGGGCATAGTGCAAGAGATACCTTTGAAATGCTTTATAAAAGTGATATGAAAATGGAGCAAAAATCTTTTGCAATGGGTATGCGTATAGAACATTTGCAAGACTGGATTAATGAAGCGCAGTATGGGAGGTTTAAAGATCATCCGAAGCTCGGGGCAGCAGATTATAAACTTGTACACCATGCTAAAAATGGCAGGACAGTTTATAGCTTTTGTATGTGTCCAGGGGGATATGTGATTGCATCTGCTTCTGAGGAGGGGATGGTAGTCACCAATGGTATGAGTCACTATAAACGAAATGCTCAAAATGCAAACAGTGCTATATTAGTCAATGTAGGTCCTAAAGATTATCCGAGCGATCATCCACTAGCTGGTATGATGCTACAAAGAGATTTCGAAAAGCTGGCTTATGAAATGGGGGATAATACTTATTACGCACCAGCGCAGCTAGTAGGAGATTTTCTAAACAATCAAGCAAGTCATACTTTGGGTACTGTTAAACCTACTTATACACCAGGTATCAAACTTACAAACATGAGAGAAAAACTTCCAAACTTTATGGCAGAGGCAATAGATGAGGCGATTAGAGCTTTTGGGGGGAAAATAAAGGGGTTTGACCATAATGAGGCACTTTTCACAGGATTTGAAACAAGAACGTCTTCACCGGTACGTTTATTAAGAGATCCCATGTATCAAAGTAATATAACAGGGGTATATCCCGCGGGAGAAGGTGCCGGTTATGCTGGAGGCATTATATCTGCAGCAGTAGACGGGATAGAAGTAGCTGAGGCTATTATTAAGGTATACGGGGGGATTCAAGTAAATGTATAGAGCAGATTATCATATGTAAAGCAGGCTAGTTATTTATGATTTTACTTAGACGTGTTTTTAAGCTATACTTAATGGGTTATAATAATTAAAAAGCAGAGGAGTACAACAGATGCAAAACGATATAGAAAAAGTGTTATTTTCTGTTTCAGATTTAGAAAAACGCATAGCAGAACTTGGAGAAGTCATTACAAAAGATTATGAAGGGAAAGAACTTATTGTTGTAGGTATTCTTAAGGGCTCTAATATTTTCACAAGTGACCTTGTAAGAAAAATTAACCTCCCACTTAAAATAGA
It contains:
- a CDS encoding NAD(P)/FAD-dependent oxidoreductase, with product MRDVIVVGGGASGMIASIIAARHGAQVLLLERLDRIGKKILVTGNGRCNLSNTQIENTKYHTSSTEDFSYPLKYVNYEIIRSFFEELGVLPLVEGDKVYPSSEQASSVLEVLRMELTRLQVEIQTDTKVIDAFSKKDRWYIVCENNITYHAPKVIFATGGMANISFGCDQLGYNILKKLGHTISPTFPTLVHVLSSSSYCKMMKGTKIKCQASAYVENKPIREEYGEVLFTEDGLSGPAIFQLSRIAAKAKLEGKKASVVLDLLPNLSHDDMISMIYSRIALRPERTLEELFIGWIHKRIIIPIIKYSKVESMHIKSEDLEHDSIEKLAKAIKAFVFEINGTRGYKYAQATAGGVVLSEVDLTTMASKKAKGIYITGEVLDLDGDCGGYNLQWAWSTGYLAGLSASNEGRKDHD
- a CDS encoding NAD(P)/FAD-dependent oxidoreductase; this translates as MIRVQDIKLSLDEDATQLIAKIAKKLRIKPDEITSYTVFKEAVDARKKEEIKLVYTVDIQTLKEAEVLAKFPQLKAPDKTYYMPQKGNMLLTNRPVIVGSGPCGLFAALILAQAGFRPIVLERGKSVEKRVEDVDLFWKTGKLDPSSNVQFGEGGAGTFSDGKLTTQIKNIRSHKVLEELVQAGAPSQILYKNKPHVGTDILREVVKNLRHTIISLGGEVRFESQVTQMVLKDGHITGVEINHKDYLSTDICVLAIGHSARDTFEMLYKSDMKMEQKSFAMGMRIEHLQDWINEAQYGRFKDHPKLGAADYKLVHHAKNGRTVYSFCMCPGGYVIASASEEGMVVTNGMSHYKRNAQNANSAILVNVGPKDYPSDHPLAGMMLQRDFEKLAYEMGDNTYYAPAQLVGDFLNNQASHTLGTVKPTYTPGIKLTNMREKLPNFMAEAIDEAIRAFGGKIKGFDHNEALFTGFETRTSSPVRLLRDPMYQSNITGVYPAGEGAGYAGGIISAAVDGIEVAEAIIKVYGGIQVNV